Proteins from a genomic interval of Propionispora hippei DSM 15287:
- the rpoC gene encoding DNA-directed RNA polymerase subunit beta': protein MLDVNNFDSMRIGIASPEQIRKWSHGEVKKPETINYRTLKPEREGLFCEKIFGPTRDWECHCGKYKRIRYKGIVCDRCGVEVTRSKVRRDRMGHIELAAPVSHIWYFKGIPSRMGLILDISPRSLEKVLYFASYIVLDPGDTPLMKRQLLNENEYREYRDKYGSAFKVGMGAEAIKKLLAELELDKLSKDLRQELKEVSGQRKVRAIRRLEVVEAFKKSGNHPDWMIMDVVPVIPPELRPMVQLDGGRFATSDLNDLYRRVINRNNRLKRLLDLGAPDIIVRNEKRMLQEAVDALIDNGRRGRPVTGPGNRPLKSLSDMLKGKQGRFRQNLLGKRVDYSGRSVIVVGPELKLHQCGLPKEMALELFKPFVMKKLVNAGHAHNIKSAKRMVERVRPEVWDVLEEVIKEHPVLLNRAPTLHRLGIQAFEPVLSEGRAIKIHPLVCTAYNADFDGDQMAVHVPLSAEAQAEARLLMLAAHNILSTKDGKPVATPTQDMVLGSYYLTIEKPGDLGEGKFVIDINEALLAYHHKELSLHAKIKIRMMVHGNMERVNTTLGRLIFNEALPEELSYFYQQDGEWCLGIMMDKKQLGKLVADCYRRFGNSKTANVLDGIKKLGYSFACRAGVTVAISDIKIPPAKKEILADAEAKVDMIDKQYRRGLITDDERYKKIIDLWTKATEDVTSAMMNNLDKFNPVYMMANSGARGNIQQIRQLAGMRGLMADPSGRIIDLPIKANFREGLTVLEYFISTHGARKGLADTALRTADSGYLTRRLVDVAQDVIVREDDCDVVGINLVRERARLAQSSSGAISLLKDTLLGRILAADVTDPKTADVLAPQGTVLDEENLKLIGDHGVPEIILRGLAAADAEGSDNAAATDSVALGEPEEKVRQALKESMIREMLGKNTVGAIKNSLGEELVPADTPFTEEHIEAILSSDVREVKVRNNSIKGIEVEAIMESGGVIEPLKDRIVGRNAAETIVNPETNEVIVNINDEITEELADKVVAVRKKVSIRSVLTCKSQYGVCIKCYGRNLATGHSVDVGEAVGIIAAQSIGEPGTQLTMRTFHTGGVAGDDITQGLPRVEELFEARKPKRQAIIAEIDGKVEFKDTKGVRKLTVYPAVGEERVYQIPYGARIIVKDGDQIEAGDRITEGAVNPHDILRVSGLKATQRYLVYEVQKVYKSQGVEINDKHIEVIVRQMMHKAKVEESGDTELLPGEYIDINTFEEENAKAIEAGNEPAVARPILLGITKASLATDSFLSAASFQETTRVLTEAAIKGKVDPLLGLKENVIIGKLVPAGTGMSRYRNIKIKRQETALAPVPVVE from the coding sequence TTGTTAGATGTTAATAATTTTGACTCCATGCGCATTGGTATTGCTTCACCGGAGCAAATCCGCAAATGGTCGCACGGGGAAGTAAAAAAACCGGAAACTATTAATTACCGTACTCTAAAGCCAGAACGCGAGGGTTTGTTTTGTGAAAAGATTTTTGGGCCTACGCGGGATTGGGAGTGTCACTGCGGTAAATACAAACGGATTCGTTATAAAGGGATCGTCTGTGACCGCTGCGGCGTCGAAGTAACCCGCTCCAAGGTCCGTCGCGACCGGATGGGACATATCGAACTGGCGGCACCGGTGTCTCATATCTGGTACTTCAAGGGAATTCCCAGCCGGATGGGCCTGATTCTGGATATTTCCCCCCGTTCGCTGGAAAAGGTGCTGTATTTTGCTTCGTATATTGTGCTGGACCCGGGCGATACACCGCTGATGAAGCGGCAATTGCTTAACGAAAATGAATATCGTGAATATCGCGATAAATACGGCAGTGCTTTTAAGGTTGGCATGGGTGCCGAAGCGATTAAAAAATTACTGGCCGAGCTGGAGCTGGATAAACTCAGCAAGGATCTGCGCCAGGAACTTAAGGAAGTCAGCGGTCAACGGAAGGTGAGAGCCATCCGCCGGCTGGAAGTAGTGGAAGCGTTTAAAAAATCAGGCAACCATCCTGACTGGATGATTATGGATGTGGTGCCGGTCATTCCGCCCGAACTGCGCCCGATGGTTCAGTTGGACGGCGGACGGTTTGCCACATCTGACTTAAACGACCTGTACCGCCGGGTAATCAACCGGAATAACCGGTTGAAAAGACTGCTTGATTTGGGCGCGCCCGATATCATTGTCCGCAATGAAAAACGGATGCTTCAGGAAGCGGTCGACGCGCTGATTGATAACGGCCGTCGCGGCCGTCCGGTTACCGGTCCCGGTAACCGCCCGTTAAAATCGCTGAGCGATATGCTTAAGGGTAAACAGGGCCGTTTCCGTCAAAATCTCTTAGGTAAGCGTGTTGACTATTCCGGTCGTTCGGTTATTGTTGTCGGTCCGGAACTGAAGCTGCATCAATGCGGTTTGCCGAAGGAAATGGCGTTGGAACTGTTTAAGCCTTTCGTGATGAAGAAGCTCGTCAATGCCGGCCACGCTCATAATATTAAGAGCGCCAAACGCATGGTGGAACGGGTACGTCCGGAGGTATGGGATGTTCTGGAAGAGGTTATTAAAGAACATCCGGTACTTTTAAACCGTGCACCGACTTTGCATCGTCTGGGTATTCAGGCTTTTGAACCGGTACTCTCCGAAGGCCGGGCCATTAAAATACATCCGTTGGTATGTACGGCTTATAATGCCGACTTTGACGGTGACCAGATGGCCGTTCACGTGCCGCTGTCGGCGGAGGCCCAGGCGGAGGCGCGCCTGTTGATGCTCGCCGCCCATAATATTCTGTCGACCAAGGACGGTAAGCCGGTTGCTACGCCGACTCAGGATATGGTTTTGGGTTCTTACTATCTGACCATTGAAAAACCGGGTGATTTAGGGGAAGGCAAATTTGTAATCGATATAAACGAAGCCTTGCTGGCCTATCACCACAAGGAGCTTTCGCTTCATGCTAAAATAAAGATACGCATGATGGTTCACGGCAACATGGAGCGGGTCAACACGACGCTGGGCCGCCTGATTTTCAATGAAGCGTTGCCGGAAGAACTGAGCTATTTCTATCAGCAGGATGGCGAATGGTGTCTGGGTATTATGATGGATAAAAAGCAGCTTGGCAAATTGGTTGCCGATTGCTATCGCCGTTTCGGTAATTCCAAAACTGCCAATGTGCTGGACGGCATTAAAAAGCTGGGTTATTCCTTTGCTTGCCGGGCTGGGGTTACGGTAGCTATCTCTGATATCAAAATTCCTCCTGCCAAAAAAGAAATTCTGGCTGATGCGGAAGCCAAAGTTGATATGATTGATAAACAATATCGTCGCGGTTTGATTACCGACGATGAACGTTATAAAAAGATTATTGATTTGTGGACCAAAGCGACCGAAGATGTCACCAGTGCTATGATGAATAATCTGGATAAATTCAATCCGGTATATATGATGGCCAATTCCGGTGCCCGCGGTAATATTCAGCAGATCCGTCAGCTTGCCGGTATGCGCGGTCTGATGGCTGATCCTTCCGGCCGGATTATCGACTTACCGATCAAGGCCAATTTCCGGGAAGGTCTGACCGTACTTGAGTACTTCATTTCTACTCACGGCGCCCGTAAAGGCTTGGCTGATACGGCGCTCAGAACGGCTGACTCCGGTTATCTGACGCGGCGTCTGGTCGATGTTGCCCAGGACGTTATCGTCCGGGAAGATGACTGCGATGTTGTCGGCATTAATCTGGTACGGGAACGGGCTCGTCTGGCCCAGTCCAGTTCGGGTGCTATTTCTCTCTTGAAAGACACTTTGCTTGGCCGGATTCTGGCTGCCGATGTAACCGATCCGAAAACCGCTGATGTATTGGCACCGCAAGGAACCGTACTGGATGAGGAAAACTTAAAATTGATCGGCGACCATGGTGTGCCGGAAATTATTCTACGGGGCTTGGCGGCGGCCGATGCGGAAGGCTCCGACAATGCGGCGGCAACCGATAGCGTTGCGCTGGGTGAACCGGAAGAAAAAGTGCGTCAGGCATTAAAAGAATCGATGATCCGGGAAATGCTTGGCAAAAATACTGTCGGTGCGATTAAAAACAGCTTAGGCGAAGAACTTGTCCCGGCTGATACTCCCTTTACCGAAGAACATATTGAGGCTATTTTAAGCAGCGATGTGCGGGAGGTTAAAGTTCGCAATAACAGCATTAAAGGTATTGAAGTGGAAGCAATCATGGAAAGCGGCGGTGTGATTGAGCCGTTAAAGGACCGGATTGTCGGACGGAATGCGGCTGAAACCATTGTTAATCCTGAGACTAACGAAGTGATTGTCAACATCAATGATGAAATCACCGAGGAATTGGCTGACAAAGTTGTCGCTGTCCGCAAAAAGGTGTCCATTCGTTCGGTGCTTACCTGCAAATCGCAATATGGCGTATGTATTAAATGCTACGGACGGAATCTGGCTACTGGCCATTCAGTCGATGTCGGCGAAGCCGTAGGGATCATTGCGGCCCAGTCCATCGGTGAACCGGGCACACAGCTTACCATGCGTACCTTCCATACCGGTGGTGTTGCCGGTGACGATATTACACAGGGCCTGCCCCGTGTCGAGGAATTGTTTGAAGCCCGTAAACCCAAGCGGCAGGCAATTATTGCCGAAATTGACGGCAAGGTTGAATTTAAGGATACCAAAGGCGTACGCAAACTGACGGTATATCCGGCTGTTGGGGAAGAACGCGTGTATCAGATTCCTTATGGTGCCCGCATTATCGTGAAAGACGGCGACCAGATTGAAGCAGGTGACCGTATTACCGAAGGCGCGGTCAATCCTCATGATATTTTACGGGTAAGCGGACTCAAAGCGACGCAGCGTTACCTGGTCTATGAAGTGCAAAAGGTATATAAATCACAGGGCGTAGAAATTAACGACAAGCATATTGAAGTCATTGTGCGCCAAATGATGCACAAGGCTAAAGTGGAAGAATCGGGCGACACTGAATTGCTGCCCGGTGAATATATCGATATCAATACGTTTGAAGAGGAAAACGCCAAAGCTATTGAGGCAGGGAACGAACCGGCAGTGGCTAGACCTATTTTGCTGGGTATCACCAAGGCTTCGCTGGCTACCGATTCCTTCTTGTCGGCCGCTTCCTTCCAGGAGACTACCCGTGTCCTGACCGAGGCTGCAATCAAAGGCAAGGTTGATCCGCTATTAGGTCTGAAAGAGAATGTTATTATCGGCAAGCTGGTGCCGGCTGGCACCGGTATGAGCCGTTACCGCAACATCAAGATCAAACGGCAGGAAACTGCCCTTGCTCCGGTTCCTGTTGTGGAGTAG
- a CDS encoding L7Ae/L30e/S12e/Gadd45 family ribosomal protein, whose amino-acid sequence MSLDVLKQAKKVIGVKQAVKSVEKDKVSLVYIAEDADERVVKPLREVCQQKNVPVETVPTMTELGKACVIEVGAAAVAVLR is encoded by the coding sequence GTGTCTCTGGATGTGTTGAAACAAGCAAAAAAGGTTATTGGTGTTAAGCAAGCGGTAAAGTCGGTGGAAAAGGATAAGGTCAGTCTGGTATATATTGCCGAAGACGCGGACGAACGGGTTGTCAAGCCGCTCCGGGAAGTCTGTCAGCAAAAGAATGTGCCTGTCGAAACCGTTCCGACCATGACCGAGCTCGGCAAAGCCTGTGTGATTGAGGTGGGAGCCGCCGCGGTAGCTGTTTTGCGGTAG